The following DNA comes from Solea senegalensis isolate Sse05_10M linkage group LG10, IFAPA_SoseM_1, whole genome shotgun sequence.
aaataactgtaaatgtgatacaccacaaaaatgtgcaaccacttttatttttcatatggTTAAGAGAACGTGTAAAAGGAAGCGTCACGCAAGTGGAACTGTTGGCACTGGAACACTTGCGCCCAGGATTGTTTCAGGGGTACACTTCCACCCGCACCCCAGATGCAACCTGGATGAGGAACTAAAGCCATGTCTTAATTGCTACTGAAATTAATCTGTATTTTACAGGTTTATctattgttgatttttttttttttgttgctgaaaTGGACGTAAATAAATCTGGATGACAAAATATCCATGGAATATCCACGGCTGGACTGAATCTGAGACGGCAGACTACTGGGATGATGAGGGCTCACCTCCTCTTTGACCTCCTTCTTGACCTGCTTCAGGTTGGCCCTCAGGTCCATGTTGACCGTGTGCTTGGAGCCCAGCAGAGCTTTCAGCATGGCGTCAGCAGACATACGTACTTTCTTCAGCCGAGGTCTCTTGAACTTTCCTCTCAGATCCACAATCTTGATGTTGAGATCTCTGACCTTTAGGAGGAAATAAGAGACAAcattatatgaacacatgatatGAAGAGTTAAGGGTACACTGTGTAGAATTGAGTGAAATCTAGAGGTGAAGTTGCATAATTAGAACATAATTGCATAATTAATAGAACAGCATGGTAGACTCCATGGTAGTGGACACATGCATGTAATAGAATGACTTTATactaaggtaaaaaaaacaaagaaacatatCTTTATTTTCGcaattatttaaagaaaaaacgtcatctgcctccatcttgccctctccTGCCACTCttactttattttcaaactaTTCAACCTGAGCTTTCCCTCATATAATATATGAGGGAAAGCTCAGGTTATAtactcatttctaatcctgtccatcctggtcactcccaacaaaaCTCTTAAGCTCTACCACCTTCAGCTtcacctcctgtcttttagacagtctCACTGGATCCAAGCCAACTACCGTCTATAAACTttccttttcacttttttgCCATCCTCCTGTCACTCGTCCTTGCCTGCACTCTattcttttaattttaacattGTGTTAAGTTTCTGTTGAAAATAGCTCCACAAATAGAAGGTCTGTCTGAGATTGACTCAACAAAGGTGTTTATGAGGGGAATGCAGAGTGATAAAATGGACAGGACGTTTGCTGAAGGTCAGACAAAAgatgacatgaaatgaaacacagcaccagcatcttcaaataaaaaaataaataaaaatatgtgagAATAACCTGGGTGACTTGAAAACACGCCTTACCTCATTGAGAACCATGTTCAGCTTGAACTCTATGCAGTATCTCTCCTCTTCACTGATGTCAATCTGCTCATGGAGTTTCTTGCAAAGTTCCTGAagagaaaaatgtccttttatttttctttgtaaagGTTTTGTTTTCGTCTTCTTCTGTTAATCCCACAAAACAGAATCAATTATTTGTGAGATTTTTTGACTTGACTTGGCTTTAAAACCTTCCACATGACTGCATCACACACAGAACGACAACTCGGAGAAGGACTTTTTGGTCTCACCATCAGCTCGTCCTTGTCGTATGGCAGCTCCAGAGGAGGGCATTTCTCTGCCAGAAATGTTTCCCTTTCCCCAGCCTTTACTCCTGCTTCAGCATCCAACAAATTATTGGCCACCACCAGCATACAACTCTGTGGATCACATGGTTATACAAAGTGAAGTCAATGCAGCTGAAATCATACAGCAACATTTCTCCTCGCCTGTCGTTTCTTACCTTCAGAGTATGCTTACGTCTCGCAGACAGCCTTTTCCTGCAGACAGAAGTAGATTTATTAAACTTTAACAGCAGCAATGGACAGGAAATAAACCAAAAGTATATCAGAATCATGCACTGATGATACATTTGAGTTACTAAATGGATTTATGGTATTTATGTAATAAAAAGGTCTTTGCTCCAGTAAAAGAACctgaacaaataaaagcaaaggTTCAATGAACATTTAACTAATTGCTCCTTGGCCCATCAGCCAAGAGATCGTAAGACATTCATGCGTCAAAGAGACAAAAATTATATTAACTTACTCAGTGTTTGCCATGTTTGCTGCAGGATCCTTCGGTTATatactggaaaaacaaaaaaaaggggaggatTGTGGGCATTTGTCCACCACTTCATACAACACATACATCTGTAATATCCTATAAAGTTTTGTGTGATtccacttcctgctctgatgtgtcttattttgacattttctgtccccaTCTCTCACATCTAGAAAGCTGGACAGTTGGAcattaaagtgctttttaaacGTCACGATAGATTCTGAAAAgggttaataatgttaataatctACATCACTGATGAGTTGCACTGCAGCTTTTGAAAACTCTCCACATAGAAAGAAGCAAAAAGTCTGTTGTTCGCTATGAGCTTTCAGGTCTCACtgtaagtaaaaataaatgaacacacaaacacacagcagcacgtTAATTAGGCCGGCTAAGCAATGAGCCAACAGGCGCATTATATTCACAAGGTTACTTCAAATCTCAATCTCATCTCACATTTCCCACCTGCCATGGAGGGCTGTACTTGGTCTAAGTGTCAAAGTAGCATCCACGTGAATGCCAGGACCTAAGGTTTCCCAGCAGAATATTGTTAACAGCATCAGATTGGTGCCTGGTGCCATCACTACATTTGGCTGTCTATGTGATTTTTAAGTAAACGTGACAGAGACCACCTTCCTACATTGTTCATGGTCCCGGTCTGACACTCACATGCATATCATGGGCACTTGTGGCCGTAGACCAAGGTCAGCATGGGCATCGTGACCAGTCTAGTCGCAATCTTAACTTCATCACTCGTTTGCTCGACGTCTCACAACTATTACTAACCACAGTTTCCTGTGaacacacctcacacacttTCTGACCTTCTGGCAGCTGCACTATCTACCATCGCAAACATGTCTCTAAAGAGTCAAATGGAGCACAACTtttctgtgtatatatgtggATCCCTCTCAACTGAGTAAACAAATATTTGACCACAGTCTGAGTGGCACAGAGGCCAGTGCCAGGGGAACTCGAAGGCCAGATACTCCAAGCCTGAGCTGCTTGTAATGCTTCAGAGCTATGACAGAACAGTGGATTAAGACTCTATTCCTGGAGCCACAGCTGTTCATAACATCTTCATttggaaataacaaaaaaagcgACAGTAGGTAGGGTTGTCTTTAAAGAAAAGATGACCGACAGCCACTACAGGCATCCTTAAACACATAGTTGGGCCATGAACAAATGGCTGTCAAGTGTAAACCAGGAAAGGGGGGTATCTCCAGGGTCAAGAATGTATTTCAGGACACTCAAAACCTGGTAGACATGACAACGTGTACCTCCGGTGATTGAACAATATCAGCAAAGTTAAATTTGGGATGTGATTCTTGTCTTAAGAAAGTGTGCGGGTGCTATGGGTAGGATTGTTTCCAGAGGGAGGAACGTGGAAGGGTTTGCAGTAACTCGACACCATACCTCTGGAAGCCAAGGCATTAGAGCATATCGCAAAAATAACTTGCTGCTGAGTTGACCTCAGATGCGCACAGTCCATCTGCCGTCCACTGGTCAAAAGGACGTTCAATAGCATTTAAAAAGTTGTATCGAAAATAGAAATAACAACTCCTGTTTCGCTCATCATCCTGTTGTTCTTGTTGAGGTCTGTAAAACTCATAAACCATATTTTAAGTCACgttaaacaaaaactgaaaattgaGCATGCAGAACAGCAACTGATGcttaaaaaatatgtcaaagaaAATTGTTCCATAAGatttcagagacaaacaaacctcCAGATCAAAATGAAATTTGCTATAAAAGCTCCTCTATTGTAGGAATTTGTTTTGACAAGGGACACTTGAGAAGAAAACATGCTAAATTTAGGTGGAGGAGGATTTAAGGAAAGTCTAAAGTGAAGAATGATATAGAGGGTGGCAGCCGCTGCATATTAGTCCAGGTTCTCCACCCGAAACTCATGGCGATGACAGGAGGATAAACAGTGATGGCTCGATTTTCAAGTTCATGCCTTGTAGTGGTGTTCTCTTACAGCACTCTACATCACCAGACCACACATCACAGCTTTACGACTGCAGGCagcacacttacacacacacatggaagcATTTTTCAACACAGAGAGCAAGCACACCAACCCTCAAACTCCAGAACACCCACTAACAAGacaatttcaataaaaaatactAGTACTTTTTTATTGTACATTCCATATTAACAAATCATAATTATTAAGAATAAAACTTTGCGATACAATCAACTGAAAGGCAAAGTGTATACTTATGCAGCAAAGTTCTTTAACACCAAGCATTAGGAACTAAATATGTGAATGGCTAAAACTCTATAACTGATGAACATAATTCAAAACCTCCTAAATCTTTGGCATTTTACCATCAGCACACACTAACCATCTTGAACGACAGCCGTCCCTCTACATAGAGTCTCATGACTAACTAATCAAATTGTCAGCAAAACACTCACACCAAAAACCTCAACTCAACACTGAAGTAAAAGGAACATGTACGAGACAAAATAAGTCACGTCAAAGACTCtgcaaacaatgaaaatgccacACACTTTAAGACTGGATCTGCTAAACACACTCAAATCCCACCAAACTGCCACAGAGAGAGGTTCTTACTTTAAGCGAGCAGCGTTGTCAGGgagccacagacacagactgagtTCCAGGCAGACGAAGTGTTAAGAAGGTATATATTGCAATCTCTGATACCTTCTAAATCCTGTACTCTCTCTTTATGGAAGTGGATTACTGGTCAAACCAATGAGCTGGCAAGGTCAtgaaatacagtacagtgtcaTCTGCCCCCTTCCTCAGAGTGCCTCATTATAAATAACCCGCCCtttaagattgtttttttgtatcatCCTGCGCCATTGAGCTTCTGATAGACAAAATGCAGAGAAGTGATGAAACCACAGATGGATTTTGTAATCAacagttaatatatatatatatatatatacacagacacaaatcaTTCTGAGGTTTCCCATAATAGAACACTGAGTGACACGCTGCTGGATGAAACCTCTGTCACCAGCGACAGACAAatgctgtatttgttcatttattgtcatgataaaaagtgcatttgaaTGAATGGATTGGATGTTTTATTCTGACAGTATTTCTTActctaaatataatatatttggATTGGATTTATGTTAAATCAGTTGGTTTAAAGGTAGAACTTTATAttacaatacaataacaatatggtGATAGTATGATAGTAAATAAGGATCAAGCAGTAACAACATGGTGACATCATCTCTAATAATTAGGAGAAATTATAATGTTATGGTACAAAATAATATCAAGGTAAAAACCCTCTAACATTACTATAAGTGTAACATCTGCACCTGAAAATGGATAATTGCCATATTATACCATTAAAATTCATTAttcttcatttcacacacattgttaaTACCAAGCTATTACTTGCTAATTTTGTCCCTTTGTTCCCAATTTAAAGGACCAGTACGTGGGACTTTGTGGCATCTAGAGGTGAAGTTGCATATTGTCACAGACTGAAAATCTACAACTGAATACTGCTTCTCATCCATAGAGACAGTGTTTGATTGATCCATTCAGCTGTAAGGCACAAAGAAACTATACAGTAAACTGTGGCAGATTCCATGGGAGGAAAATATTTCCAACGTGTAATATCAAGGGATCGTTCTAAACAATCAAAAACCTCACCAGTTCTTTCTTTCAGGAGATACTGGACCCTTAATATTAAAAGTATTGACATGATAGCACACACAAAgcagggtgtttgtgtgtctaaaCAAATTGAGCTTTTTACCCTGATAACAACCAAGCACAACAACATTTTGTGCATTTGGTAAACACTAAAACTCAAACGTCAAGCCTGATTTTAGAGGAACTTTACTAACACTGGCTTGATTGAGTTAGTTAATGAACCAGCCTACGCAAAACTAATACATTTCAGATTTGGattttgttaatgttgtttggtGTTTGTCTTCTTTAGATTTTGTTGGATTGTATGTAAAATACCTTAACCTTTAATAGAAATGACTGGAGGAAGTTGAACTTACATCATGCAGCAGAGTGGACCTTCACAATAGTCAGATAAACAcctgaaatgtaaaacatatgGATTTGTTTTCGTGTAAACTCTGATAACATCATCATATGCATCTATAACAATGGCTCATTCTGTGGTAATGAGTGcaacaattcatacattcaGGTGATCATGCACTTCATTTCTTACATTTCTGCCATATGGAAATAATTTCACACGCGGCACTGTGAAAATACTCCTAGCTGATGACAACTACGTTAAAGTGTGTACAAACCATTAACAACAGGTTTATAAAGTGCtcataaaaatattatttacattattacacaatacattatcacaataataataataataataataataataataataataataataataataaaataaacaaataaattaagttaataAAAATTACTTTGCTTACCTCAGAGCTGTTCCTGGAGAAATTCTGAGAGAAATACTGTCTATAGATATCTAAACCTAAATATTTGATCTTAAAATTCTCCAATAAGCCGATAACTGATTAATATGAAGTGATTTAAAGATTCtgtattaataatttatatGAAATTGCTAGCAGGCATTCGTCTGGCTGTATCGCACTGTAAAATTCCCCCCGCCTGCATGAAGTAAAGTTAGTTGAGTGACAAAGACGTCAaagtgaagatgaaaaaaaagtatttttccaGATATCCCTGCATCTGACCGCACAATCATTCATGATTGATATTATCATGACTGACATCACTGTGAAGTCAGGAAATAACATTGTGCAGTGATGTCTTATCTTTTGCACCTGATAAAAATGATATTAGAGACACAATTAACAGGACATTTAGATGATAAGACAAACACGTAAATCCAAGTAAACTTGAGGACAGTTTCTTCAGAAGATGatgtatatttatttgatttaagtttcaaaaaaaataatgaaaagactatactgtaaatactgcAGGTTTAGGCCTCGCCCTCGAACATCTTTTTTCTCCCGTCCATGCCAGATTTGTCTTCAATGTTTTTACGCCAGTCACCGACATCACGCAGTTC
Coding sequences within:
- the LOC122776093 gene encoding troponin I, fast skeletal muscle-like codes for the protein MANTEKRLSARRKHTLKSCMLVVANNLLDAEAGVKAGERETFLAEKCPPLELPYDKDELMELCKKLHEQIDISEEERYCIEFKLNMVLNEVRDLNIKIVDLRGKFKRPRLKKVRMSADAMLKALLGSKHTVNMDLRANLKQVKKEVKEEDKQLRDVGDWRKNIEDKSDRKKMFDS